In one window of Ignatzschineria indica DNA:
- a CDS encoding fimbrial protein — translation MKKLTLALVAALSLSTAAFAQTAGSDGQIKFTGTVTEKGCTIVAGNSANINLGSMPKANLMKQVEGAWGTGQVRFVDCNLETAEKDPKLTAVTIAIQKGSKSDIGSNLWANDGSAKKVGIEVEIDGEKVTPDGLTKPLVATIDPVNGTATYNVRGRMVGAETGVTAGNVETTVSFVASYK, via the coding sequence ATGAAAAAACTAACATTAGCATTAGTCGCAGCATTATCTTTATCTACAGCAGCATTTGCTCAGACTGCAGGTTCAGATGGTCAAATTAAGTTCACAGGAACAGTAACAGAAAAAGGTTGTACAATTGTTGCGGGTAACTCTGCAAACATTAATCTTGGATCAATGCCTAAAGCAAATTTAATGAAACAAGTAGAGGGTGCATGGGGAACAGGTCAAGTAAGATTTGTTGATTGTAATTTAGAAACTGCAGAAAAAGATCCAAAATTAACAGCCGTAACGATCGCTATTCAAAAAGGATCAAAATCAGATATAGGCTCAAACTTATGGGCAAATGACGGATCTGCTAAGAAGGTAGGCATCGAAGTCGAAATTGATGGTGAGAAAGTTACACCAGATGGTTTGACAAAACCTTTAGTGGCTACAATTGACCCTGTTAATGGAACAGCAACTTATAACGTACGTGGACGTATGGTTGGTGCAGAAACAGGTGTAACAGCTGGTAATGTAGAGACAACTGTATCATTTGTTGCAAGTTATAAATAA